A genomic stretch from Halobellus sp. LT62 includes:
- a CDS encoding DUF120 domain-containing protein: MSESAVSAVGHDELAALKFVALEGALSAPVKISCSALADRLDASNQTASRRLQRLEQAGHVERDVVADGQWVSLTESGEAALHREYAHYRRIFDGTDPSTVDLDGTVTSGMGEGRHYISLSGYMEQFAERLGYEPFAGTLNVDLDEESVRARSAVSSLSGVPIDGWEDDERTFGPATCYAATVEYDGEVAETAHIIVPERTHHDETQLEVIAPVRLRDTLDLEDGDVVTVSVEAVE; encoded by the coding sequence ATGTCAGAATCGGCAGTCTCCGCCGTCGGCCACGACGAGTTGGCGGCGCTGAAATTCGTCGCACTCGAAGGCGCGCTTTCGGCCCCCGTCAAGATCTCCTGTTCGGCTCTCGCCGACCGCCTCGACGCCTCGAACCAGACGGCCTCGCGTCGGCTCCAACGGCTCGAACAGGCGGGTCACGTCGAGCGCGACGTCGTTGCCGACGGGCAGTGGGTATCGCTGACGGAATCGGGCGAGGCGGCGCTCCACCGCGAGTACGCGCACTACCGGCGCATCTTCGACGGAACCGATCCGTCGACTGTCGACCTCGACGGCACGGTCACGAGCGGGATGGGCGAAGGACGGCACTACATTTCGCTGTCCGGCTATATGGAGCAGTTCGCGGAGCGACTCGGGTACGAGCCGTTCGCCGGCACGCTCAACGTCGATCTCGACGAGGAGAGCGTCAGGGCCCGCTCGGCCGTCTCCTCGCTCTCCGGCGTCCCAATCGACGGCTGGGAGGACGACGAGCGGACGTTCGGCCCCGCGACGTGCTACGCGGCGACGGTCGAATACGACGGCGAGGTCGCCGAGACCGCTCACATCATCGTTCCCGAGCGGACGCACCACGACGAGACACAACTGGAGGTCATCGCTCCCGTTCGGCTCCGCGACACGCTCGATCTGGAAGACGGCGATGTCGTGACCGTCAGCGTGGAGGCGGTAGAATGA
- the ribB gene encoding 3,4-dihydroxy-2-butanone-4-phosphate synthase has protein sequence MTRTTTDIAPESARETDRDGDSVVEHPDADSTLDREADHAVDRALAAFRRGEPVLVHDAADREGETDIVYPANAVDAAAVARLRRDAGGLVCTAVSDTVADAVGLPFLEDELEHPAAADHDLAYDDRSSFSLPVNHRETFTGITDDDRALTIRRLGEAAERVERRESDYDAEAFADEFRTPGHVHVLRGAPDLLADRRGHTELGLALADAADLPPAVVVCEMLDADTGGARTPTDAAAYARENDLVYVEGADIIDRLG, from the coding sequence ATGACGCGGACGACGACCGACATCGCGCCCGAGAGCGCCCGGGAGACCGACCGAGACGGCGACAGCGTCGTCGAGCACCCAGACGCCGACAGCACTCTCGATCGTGAGGCTGACCACGCAGTCGACCGCGCGCTCGCCGCCTTCCGGCGCGGCGAACCCGTCCTCGTCCACGACGCCGCGGACCGGGAGGGCGAGACGGACATCGTCTATCCGGCGAACGCGGTCGACGCCGCGGCCGTCGCCCGACTTCGCCGCGACGCGGGCGGGCTGGTCTGCACGGCCGTCTCCGATACCGTCGCCGACGCCGTCGGCCTGCCGTTCCTCGAAGACGAACTCGAACACCCCGCCGCGGCCGATCACGACCTCGCGTACGACGACCGCTCGTCGTTCTCGCTGCCGGTGAACCACCGCGAGACGTTCACGGGCATCACCGACGACGACCGCGCGCTCACGATTCGTCGGCTCGGCGAAGCCGCAGAACGCGTCGAACGGCGCGAAAGCGACTACGACGCCGAGGCGTTCGCCGACGAGTTCCGGACGCCGGGACACGTCCACGTCCTCCGTGGCGCGCCCGATCTCCTCGCGGATCGCCGCGGCCACACCGAACTGGGACTGGCGCTCGCCGACGCCGCGGACCTCCCGCCCGCGGTCGTCGTCTGCGAGATGCTCGACGCCGACACCGGCGGCGCTCGAACGCCCACCGACGCGGCGGCGTACGCTCGCGAAAACGACCTCGTCTACGTCGAAGGCGCAGACATCATCGACCGGCTGGGTTGA
- a CDS encoding branched-chain amino acid transaminase: MGFDDMDVGTIWQDGSFVDWDDATVHVLTHGLHYGSGIFEGVRCYDTENGPAIFRWDEHLERFFQSGDPYDMELPYSREELTEATLELLRREELESCYIRPVAFYGYGSLGVSPKDNPVNVAIAAWPWGAYLGEEALERGVEVMISSWRKHASSQIPTNAKTTGLYVNSMLAGEEARRNGYTEAIVLNKEGNVAEGPGENIFLVRDGEIYTPGLSESILDGITRNTVIELARERGYTVHDQASISRGELNTADELFFSGTAAEVTPIRKVDNVVIGDGSRGPVTEELQQAFFDLVERRTDAHDEWFTYV, translated from the coding sequence ATGGGATTCGACGACATGGACGTCGGGACGATTTGGCAGGACGGTTCGTTCGTCGACTGGGACGACGCGACGGTCCACGTTCTCACGCACGGTCTCCACTACGGCTCGGGTATCTTCGAGGGCGTCCGGTGTTACGACACCGAGAACGGCCCGGCGATCTTCCGCTGGGACGAGCACCTCGAACGGTTCTTCCAATCGGGGGACCCCTACGATATGGAGCTTCCGTACTCCCGCGAGGAGCTCACCGAGGCGACGCTCGAACTGCTTCGCCGCGAGGAACTGGAGTCCTGTTACATCCGCCCGGTCGCCTTCTACGGCTACGGTTCTCTCGGTGTCAGCCCGAAGGACAACCCGGTGAACGTCGCCATCGCGGCGTGGCCGTGGGGCGCGTACCTCGGTGAGGAGGCCCTCGAACGGGGCGTCGAGGTGATGATCTCCTCGTGGCGCAAGCACGCTTCCAGTCAGATTCCGACGAACGCGAAGACGACCGGACTCTACGTCAACTCGATGCTCGCCGGCGAGGAGGCCCGCCGCAACGGCTACACCGAGGCGATCGTCCTGAACAAGGAGGGCAACGTCGCCGAGGGACCCGGCGAGAACATCTTCCTCGTCCGCGACGGCGAGATCTACACGCCCGGGCTCTCCGAGAGCATCCTCGACGGCATCACCCGCAACACCGTGATCGAACTCGCCCGCGAGCGCGGATACACCGTCCACGATCAGGCCAGTATCTCCCGCGGCGAACTCAACACCGCCGACGAGCTGTTCTTCTCCGGGACGGCCGCCGAGGTCACGCCGATCCGGAAGGTCGACAACGTCGTCATCGGCGACGGCTCCCGCGGTCCCGTGACCGAGGAGCTCCAGCAGGCGTTCTTCGATCTCGTCGAGCGGCGGACCGACGCCCACGACGAGTGGTTCACGTACGTCTAG
- a CDS encoding DUF502 domain-containing protein, which translates to MSSWRRDFASGLIVLTPVLVILLVLNYLYSRIVDLPVIRRLDEPLGFVVAVVVFVMLVLSVGYLMRTTIGRLFETYLDAAMNRVPLIRVLYNASKLAVETAVSGTDDLQKPVKIEPWNGMRMTAFKTGKTTDDGRVVLFMPTAPNITTGFVLEVDRADITETDESVEEALTRVLSAGFGENEQTSPIDIDARTDE; encoded by the coding sequence ATGTCCTCCTGGAGGCGCGATTTCGCAAGCGGACTGATCGTCCTGACGCCGGTTCTCGTCATTTTACTCGTCCTCAACTACCTTTACTCGAGAATCGTCGATCTGCCCGTGATTCGACGACTGGACGAACCGCTCGGCTTCGTCGTCGCCGTCGTCGTCTTCGTGATGCTCGTGCTCTCGGTCGGCTATCTGATGCGGACGACGATCGGACGGCTGTTCGAGACGTACCTCGACGCCGCGATGAACCGGGTCCCGCTGATTCGCGTCCTCTACAACGCCTCGAAACTCGCGGTCGAGACGGCGGTGTCCGGCACCGACGACCTCCAGAAGCCGGTGAAGATCGAGCCGTGGAACGGGATGCGGATGACGGCGTTCAAGACCGGGAAAACGACCGACGACGGCCGCGTGGTCCTGTTTATGCCGACGGCACCGAACATCACCACGGGATTCGTGCTCGAAGTCGACCGCGCCGACATCACGGAGACGGACGAGAGCGTCGAGGAGGCGCTGACGCGGGTGCTGTCCGCCGGGTTCGGAGAGAACGAGCAGACGTCTCCGATCGATATCGACGCGCGGACGGACGAATGA
- a CDS encoding CDP-2,3-bis-(O-geranylgeranyl)-sn-glycerol synthase has translation MLVDLVVVAFWAMLPAYVPNNAAVLAGGGAPIDGGRTMGDRRLLGDGKTWRGTAVGTAVGVLLALGLNAVGPAVVAAVDVDLPSFPFLAAFGLAFGAMLGDITASFLKRRTGRERGAAFPVVDQLDFVAGALACTALLDYGWFTETFTLPVLVVVVVLTPVLHVVTNAIAYLLGLKDEPY, from the coding sequence ATGCTCGTTGATCTCGTTGTCGTCGCGTTCTGGGCGATGCTGCCCGCGTACGTTCCGAACAACGCCGCCGTCCTCGCCGGCGGCGGCGCGCCGATCGATGGCGGTCGCACGATGGGTGACCGACGCCTCCTCGGCGACGGCAAGACGTGGCGCGGAACGGCTGTCGGGACGGCCGTCGGCGTTCTCCTCGCACTCGGACTCAACGCCGTGGGTCCAGCGGTCGTTGCGGCCGTCGACGTCGATCTCCCGTCGTTTCCCTTCCTCGCCGCGTTCGGCCTCGCCTTCGGCGCGATGCTGGGAGACATCACGGCGTCGTTCCTCAAGCGCCGGACGGGCCGCGAACGCGGCGCGGCCTTTCCGGTCGTCGACCAACTCGACTTCGTCGCCGGGGCGCTCGCCTGCACCGCGCTCCTCGACTACGGGTGGTTCACAGAGACCTTCACGCTTCCCGTGCTCGTCGTCGTCGTCGTGCTCACGCCCGTACTCCACGTCGTGACCAACGCCATCGCGTATCTGCTCGGCCTGAAAGACGAACCGTACTAG
- the pyrE gene encoding orotate phosphoribosyltransferase yields MANDELIEALRDADAVRFGEFELSHGGTSEYYVDKYLFETDPHCLRLIAEAFAAELDGEKLAGVALGAVPLVAVTSVETDTPYVIVRKQAKEYGTGNRIEGRLSEGEEVVVLEDIATTGTSALDAVEALRDAGAVVDRVLVVVDRQEGARERLADADVELDALVTAEDLLADSS; encoded by the coding sequence ATGGCGAACGACGAACTCATCGAGGCGCTGCGCGACGCCGACGCCGTTCGGTTCGGCGAATTCGAACTCTCTCACGGCGGCACCTCGGAGTACTACGTGGATAAGTACCTCTTCGAGACCGACCCCCACTGCCTCCGGCTGATCGCGGAGGCGTTCGCAGCGGAGTTAGACGGCGAGAAACTCGCGGGCGTCGCCCTCGGCGCGGTCCCGCTCGTCGCCGTCACGAGCGTCGAAACCGACACGCCGTACGTCATCGTGCGAAAGCAGGCTAAGGAGTACGGCACGGGCAACCGCATCGAAGGTCGACTCAGCGAGGGCGAGGAAGTCGTCGTCCTCGAAGACATCGCCACCACCGGGACCAGCGCGCTCGACGCCGTCGAGGCGCTTCGCGACGCCGGCGCGGTCGTCGACCGCGTGCTCGTCGTCGTCGACCGACAGGAAGGCGCGCGCGAGCGACTCGCCGATGCGGACGTCGAACTCGACGCGCTCGTCACGGCCGAAGACCTCCTCGCAGATAGCTCCTAG
- a CDS encoding phosphoribosyltransferase family protein — protein MNRAEKAALQLQSVAVLRMLKETRTYDELAELTELPAGDLNRYVNGHVLPGTERARDVVEGVGREALAAELRARVEFDDEGYVDNSAIVFDQSFLDLVAPAAANALGFERPDVVLTAATDGITLGAAMASYFDARVAYAKKSKETAVEEFIESRQRLASGIELTYYLPQRALTGGERVLIVDDLIRSGETQELLLDIAKQAGAEVTGVFALIAVGDEGIDRARELTDAPVGALTTFEDD, from the coding sequence ATGAACAGAGCGGAGAAGGCTGCCCTCCAGCTACAGTCTGTTGCGGTTCTGCGGATGCTCAAAGAGACGCGCACGTACGACGAACTCGCCGAGCTCACCGAGCTCCCGGCGGGCGACCTCAACCGGTACGTCAACGGGCACGTCCTCCCCGGGACCGAGCGCGCCCGCGACGTCGTCGAGGGAGTGGGCCGCGAGGCGCTGGCGGCGGAGCTGCGCGCCCGCGTCGAGTTCGACGACGAGGGCTACGTCGACAACTCTGCAATTGTCTTCGATCAGTCCTTCCTCGATCTCGTCGCGCCCGCCGCCGCCAACGCGCTCGGCTTCGAACGCCCGGATGTCGTCCTGACGGCCGCGACCGACGGTATTACTCTCGGCGCGGCGATGGCGAGCTACTTCGACGCCCGCGTCGCGTACGCGAAGAAATCGAAGGAGACCGCCGTCGAGGAGTTCATCGAATCGCGTCAGCGCCTCGCCTCCGGTATCGAGCTGACGTACTACCTCCCGCAGCGGGCGCTCACCGGCGGTGAGAGGGTCCTGATCGTCGACGACCTCATCCGCTCGGGCGAGACCCAAGAGCTGCTTCTCGACATCGCGAAGCAAGCGGGCGCGGAGGTCACGGGGGTCTTCGCGCTGATCGCGGTCGGTGACGAAGGAATCGATCGGGCCCGTGAACTCACCGACGCGCCGGTCGGTGCGCTCACGACGTTCGAGGACGACTAG
- a CDS encoding NCS2 family permease — MGISESVSEYFGVQEHGSSVRTELLAGLTTFLTMSYIVVVNPAILMGAISIEGYSEGQIMSMLAIVTIIAAAVATFVMAVYANRPFAQAPGLGLNAFFAITVVGILGVPWQTALAAVVVEGIIFIILTAIGAREYVINLFPEPVKFAVGTGIGLFLAIIGLQAMGIVVDDPATLVGLGSVAADPVAIVSVFGLFLTLALYARGIPGSIIIGIVATTVIGWLVTAFGPVAADAGLVAGSTGATYDITPLAGAFVSGFGNVEAFSFALIVFTFFFVDFFDTAGTLVGVGQAGDFLDENGDLPDIDKPLMADAIGTTVGGMLGTSTVTTFIESATGVEEGGRTGLTALTVAALFIASLAIVPLATAIPLYASHIALVVIGVVMIQNVVDIDWSDLTNVIPAGLTILVMPFTYSIAYGIAAGIVSYPVIKLAAGEREDIRLGHWVLAGAFVVYFVVRTGGVLAAQV; from the coding sequence ATGGGGATCAGTGAAAGCGTCTCAGAGTACTTTGGTGTGCAAGAACACGGATCATCAGTCCGTACCGAACTTCTCGCTGGACTGACAACATTCCTGACGATGTCGTACATCGTCGTCGTCAACCCGGCAATTCTGATGGGTGCAATCTCCATCGAGGGCTACTCGGAGGGCCAGATTATGTCGATGCTCGCCATCGTCACGATCATCGCAGCCGCGGTGGCGACATTCGTTATGGCAGTCTACGCGAACCGGCCGTTCGCGCAAGCCCCCGGGCTCGGACTCAACGCGTTCTTCGCGATCACCGTCGTCGGGATCCTCGGCGTTCCGTGGCAGACCGCACTCGCGGCCGTCGTCGTCGAAGGGATCATCTTCATCATCCTCACGGCGATCGGCGCGCGGGAGTACGTGATAAACCTCTTCCCCGAACCCGTGAAGTTCGCGGTCGGGACCGGTATCGGGTTGTTTCTCGCGATCATCGGGCTGCAGGCGATGGGCATCGTCGTCGACGACCCCGCGACGCTCGTCGGGCTCGGATCGGTTGCCGCTGATCCGGTCGCGATCGTCTCCGTCTTCGGTCTCTTCTTGACGCTGGCGCTGTACGCCCGCGGAATCCCGGGTTCGATCATCATCGGGATCGTCGCGACGACAGTTATCGGCTGGCTCGTTACCGCTTTCGGGCCCGTCGCGGCCGACGCTGGATTAGTCGCCGGTTCGACGGGGGCCACGTACGACATCACGCCGCTGGCGGGCGCGTTCGTCTCCGGCTTCGGGAACGTCGAGGCGTTCTCCTTCGCGCTCATCGTCTTCACGTTCTTCTTCGTGGACTTCTTCGACACGGCGGGAACGCTCGTGGGCGTTGGTCAAGCGGGCGACTTCCTCGACGAGAACGGGGATCTCCCCGACATCGACAAGCCGCTGATGGCCGACGCCATCGGGACGACCGTCGGCGGAATGCTCGGGACTTCGACGGTCACCACGTTCATCGAGTCCGCAACGGGCGTCGAAGAGGGCGGACGGACCGGACTGACCGCACTCACCGTCGCCGCGCTGTTCATCGCCTCGCTCGCGATCGTTCCGCTTGCCACGGCTATCCCACTGTACGCCTCACACATCGCGCTCGTCGTTATCGGCGTCGTGATGATCCAGAACGTCGTCGACATCGACTGGAGCGACCTGACGAACGTGATCCCTGCCGGGCTGACGATCCTCGTGATGCCCTTTACGTACTCGATCGCGTACGGTATCGCTGCGGGCATCGTCTCCTATCCCGTCATCAAACTCGCCGCGGGCGAGCGCGAAGACATCCGACTCGGCCACTGGGTGCTCGCGGGAGCGTTCGTCGTCTACTTCGTCGTCCGGACCGGCGGCGTCCTCGCCGCGCAGGTGTAG
- a CDS encoding aryl-sulfate sulfotransferase, with product MNVLALSRTTAVRLLVLLVILSLLAPAVVSALTYDPSEETTLERGNITSAANNSTVISAQGYTFQGNTNPKKPARLVSVDERGNLEWVHDDRVGGDAWFFDVDPMPNGNLLVSSPRAGDTLVFELDPDTQERVWEQRFDMTDTHDVAYLGDDRIAIANMRQWNESADRSDDRIVVYNRSTEEFTWEWYFRNHYPPSTDGGYNDDWSHVNDVDKIDDDRLLLSPRNFDQAIVVDMETKEIVERLGSDQEYDVLREQHNPDWLLSENGTPTILVADSENNRIVEYAKEDGEWVRTWEVGSESLNWPRDADRLPNGNTLVTDTLNHRVMEITPTGEVVWEYYATWGPYDAERMGTGPESSGPTIRDMNASGTYAITGSANLTAGGEGSVGFDGRIRATFADTPLEEPMNEFATRWAHVTPWLRPVWMSGWDFVWAICAVLVGVTWASGELIVGRHKIAAGIRRLVDR from the coding sequence GTGAACGTTCTCGCGCTCTCTCGGACCACCGCAGTTCGACTCCTCGTCCTGCTGGTGATCCTCTCGCTGCTCGCACCCGCTGTCGTCTCGGCGCTGACGTACGATCCCTCCGAGGAGACGACCCTCGAGCGAGGCAACATCACGAGCGCCGCGAACAACTCCACCGTCATCAGCGCGCAAGGGTACACCTTCCAAGGGAACACGAACCCGAAAAAGCCCGCTCGCCTCGTCTCGGTCGACGAGCGCGGCAATCTCGAATGGGTACACGACGATAGAGTCGGCGGCGACGCGTGGTTCTTCGACGTCGATCCGATGCCGAACGGGAACCTGCTCGTCTCCTCGCCGCGGGCGGGCGACACGCTCGTCTTCGAGCTCGACCCCGACACGCAAGAGCGCGTCTGGGAGCAGCGCTTCGATATGACCGACACCCACGACGTCGCGTATCTGGGCGACGACCGCATCGCGATCGCGAATATGCGGCAGTGGAACGAATCGGCCGACAGAAGCGACGACCGGATCGTCGTCTACAACCGCTCGACGGAGGAGTTCACGTGGGAGTGGTACTTCCGGAACCACTACCCACCGAGCACCGACGGCGGCTACAACGACGATTGGTCTCACGTCAACGACGTCGACAAGATCGACGACGACCGACTGCTCCTCTCGCCGCGGAACTTCGATCAGGCGATCGTCGTGGATATGGAGACGAAGGAGATCGTCGAACGCCTCGGCAGCGATCAGGAGTACGACGTGCTCCGCGAACAGCACAACCCCGACTGGCTGCTCAGCGAGAACGGCACGCCGACGATCCTCGTCGCCGACAGCGAGAACAACCGGATCGTCGAGTACGCCAAGGAGGACGGCGAGTGGGTCCGGACGTGGGAGGTCGGCTCCGAGTCGCTCAACTGGCCCCGGGACGCCGATCGACTCCCGAACGGCAACACGCTCGTCACCGACACGCTGAACCACCGGGTGATGGAGATCACGCCGACCGGCGAGGTCGTCTGGGAGTACTACGCGACGTGGGGTCCGTACGACGCCGAGCGGATGGGAACCGGCCCGGAGTCGTCGGGCCCGACGATCCGCGATATGAACGCCAGCGGGACGTACGCGATCACCGGCAGCGCGAACCTCACGGCCGGTGGCGAGGGGAGCGTCGGCTTTGACGGTCGGATTCGCGCGACCTTCGCCGACACGCCGCTCGAAGAACCGATGAACGAGTTCGCGACTCGCTGGGCGCACGTGACACCGTGGCTTCGCCCCGTCTGGATGTCTGGCTGGGACTTCGTCTGGGCGATCTGCGCGGTGCTCGTCGGAGTAACGTGGGCGAGCGGCGAGCTGATTGTCGGGCGACACAAGATCGCAGCCGGAATCCGTCGCCTCGTCGACCGGTGA
- a CDS encoding glutathione S-transferase N-terminal domain-containing protein, translating into MSDLVLYELEGCPYCAKVIDKLNELGLEYESVKVPSAHSERTAVEEISGQTGVPVLVDEANGVEGMPESDDIVEYLEETYGDAAS; encoded by the coding sequence ATGTCTGATCTAGTGCTGTACGAACTCGAAGGCTGCCCGTACTGTGCGAAAGTGATTGACAAGCTGAACGAACTCGGCTTGGAGTACGAGTCGGTGAAAGTCCCCTCCGCGCACAGCGAGCGGACGGCAGTCGAGGAGATCAGCGGCCAGACCGGCGTTCCCGTCCTCGTCGACGAGGCGAACGGCGTCGAGGGGATGCCCGAGAGCGACGACATCGTCGAGTATCTCGAGGAGACGTACGGCGACGCGGCGAGCTGA
- a CDS encoding transcriptional regulator, which yields MSRSAIVGNITAMLEDAGFLVSERCAIRPKSFDVAARRGEDLVLLKILGNIDAFDGRTGEEMRRLGTYLNATPMVVGLRTRDEDLKPGVVYFRHGVPVFNPDTAMELFVEGVPPLIYAAPGGLYVNIDGDLLADERRERGWSLGQLATELGVSRRTVSKYEDGMNASIDVAIQLEEMFDQPFSSPVEVMEGAEDVRDAEPTPDDPDPESGDEHVVHVLTRAGFTVHPTARAPFKAVSEDDDRRTGFMPMLTGHSTFTRSAEKRARIMSSLGEVTRTRSVYFTEGQSKRDAVEGTALVSCEELADIDDPDEIRDLIRDRSEEPTEA from the coding sequence ATGTCTCGGTCGGCGATAGTCGGAAACATTACGGCGATGCTCGAGGACGCGGGATTTCTCGTCAGCGAGCGCTGTGCGATCCGACCGAAGAGTTTCGACGTCGCCGCGCGGCGGGGCGAGGACCTCGTACTCCTCAAAATCCTCGGAAACATCGACGCGTTCGACGGGAGGACCGGCGAGGAGATGCGGCGATTGGGAACCTACCTCAACGCGACGCCGATGGTCGTCGGCCTGCGAACCCGCGATGAGGACCTGAAACCCGGCGTCGTCTACTTCCGCCACGGCGTACCCGTGTTCAATCCCGACACCGCGATGGAGCTGTTCGTCGAGGGCGTCCCCCCGCTCATCTACGCCGCGCCGGGCGGCCTGTACGTCAACATCGACGGCGACCTCCTCGCGGACGAACGACGAGAACGCGGCTGGAGCCTCGGCCAACTGGCGACGGAGCTCGGCGTCTCCCGGCGCACCGTCTCGAAGTACGAAGACGGGATGAACGCGAGCATCGACGTCGCGATCCAACTCGAAGAGATGTTCGACCAGCCGTTTTCGAGCCCCGTGGAGGTGATGGAGGGGGCCGAAGACGTCCGCGACGCCGAACCGACTCCGGACGATCCGGACCCCGAATCCGGCGACGAGCACGTCGTGCACGTCCTCACGCGGGCGGGATTCACCGTCCATCCGACCGCTCGCGCGCCGTTCAAAGCGGTCAGCGAGGACGACGACCGCCGGACCGGCTTCATGCCGATGCTCACCGGTCACTCGACCTTCACGCGCAGCGCCGAGAAGCGCGCGCGGATTATGTCCTCGCTCGGCGAGGTCACGCGGACGCGGTCGGTGTACTTCACCGAGGGGCAGTCGAAGCGCGACGCCGTCGAGGGGACCGCACTCGTCAGCTGCGAGGAGCTGGCGGACATCGACGACCCCGACGAGATCCGCGACCTCATCCGCGACCGGTCGGAGGAACCGACCGAAGCCTAG
- a CDS encoding putative quinol monooxygenase, with translation MIVLHASFPIDPEHREEALVEESNEEPGTVEYRAAVDVDDETVLRFFERYEDEPAFEAHAGSAHFQEFEARLPEILAGEPTVTQFEVSDATELDL, from the coding sequence ATGATCGTACTCCACGCGAGTTTTCCGATCGATCCGGAGCACCGAGAGGAAGCGCTCGTCGAGGAGTCGAACGAGGAACCGGGAACCGTCGAGTACCGCGCGGCGGTGGACGTCGACGACGAGACCGTACTCCGGTTTTTCGAGCGGTACGAGGACGAACCGGCCTTCGAGGCGCACGCGGGGTCGGCGCACTTCCAAGAGTTCGAGGCGCGCCTGCCGGAGATTCTGGCGGGCGAGCCCACGGTGACGCAGTTCGAGGTGAGCGACGCGACCGAGCTGGACTTGTAA
- a CDS encoding tRNA(Ile)(2)-agmatinylcytidine synthase, which translates to MTVIGLDDTDSRERGMCTTYLATRLAERVVAEGGAVDRRLLIRLNPAVEHKTRGNAALALHTDIDPERALELAVAELEPLAEIDDPRTSPGVVVADGTPDAVPDDVADFTHSAIRDLLDPADALTTIDEFGYRHHGWEGGRGRIGALAAVGAWAALDEWTYEHISYRAFERCGSPRDVDEASVFAAADRFYPDAWDTVDRTERQAVCVPNAPGPILYGVRGDDPDVVVDLADRIESEPIERSATFLTNQGTDAHLRDGAIGDLRDGRAYRVDGTVANDPETRRGGHVFFELAGGDRADPAAPDGGIPGDTRLDCVAFEPTKRFRDRIRALRVGDELTVCGEVSGGTLKLEKFALDSLRRTEETNPTCPSCGRSMASAGREQGYRCRDCGTSTAEPATVSLDRDLELGWYEVPPCARRHIAKPLIRGGFDAPIHPER; encoded by the coding sequence ATGACCGTTATCGGCCTCGACGATACCGACTCCCGCGAGCGGGGGATGTGCACGACGTACCTCGCGACGCGGCTCGCCGAGCGTGTCGTCGCCGAGGGCGGAGCGGTCGATCGCCGCCTCTTAATCCGCCTCAACCCGGCCGTCGAACACAAAACACGCGGTAACGCGGCGCTCGCGCTCCACACCGACATCGACCCCGAGCGAGCGCTGGAACTCGCCGTCGCGGAGTTGGAACCGCTCGCCGAGATCGACGACCCTCGGACGAGTCCCGGCGTCGTCGTCGCCGACGGCACTCCCGACGCGGTCCCCGACGATGTCGCAGATTTCACCCACAGTGCGATCCGCGACCTGCTCGATCCGGCCGACGCGCTCACCACTATCGACGAGTTCGGCTACCGCCACCACGGGTGGGAGGGCGGCCGCGGCCGAATCGGTGCGCTCGCCGCCGTCGGTGCGTGGGCCGCCCTCGACGAATGGACGTACGAGCACATCTCCTATCGGGCGTTCGAGCGCTGTGGGTCACCACGTGACGTCGACGAGGCGTCCGTCTTCGCGGCGGCCGACCGATTCTATCCCGACGCGTGGGACACCGTCGACCGCACCGAGCGGCAGGCGGTTTGCGTCCCCAACGCGCCCGGTCCGATCCTCTACGGCGTCCGCGGCGACGACCCTGACGTGGTCGTCGATCTCGCCGATCGAATCGAGAGCGAGCCGATCGAGCGCTCGGCGACGTTCCTGACGAACCAGGGGACCGACGCGCATCTGCGCGACGGCGCGATCGGTGACCTTCGCGACGGTCGCGCCTACCGCGTCGACGGCACTGTCGCGAACGACCCGGAGACGCGGCGCGGTGGGCACGTCTTCTTCGAGCTTGCGGGTGGGGACCGCGCCGATCCCGCGGCTCCCGACGGCGGGATCCCCGGCGACACCCGTCTCGACTGCGTCGCCTTCGAGCCGACGAAGCGCTTTCGCGACCGGATCAGAGCGCTCCGCGTCGGCGACGAACTCACCGTCTGCGGCGAAGTGAGCGGTGGGACGCTCAAACTGGAGAAGTTCGCCCTCGACTCCCTGCGACGGACCGAGGAGACGAACCCGACGTGTCCCTCCTGCGGTCGCTCGATGGCGAGTGCCGGTCGCGAGCAGGGCTATCGCTGTCGCGACTGCGGAACGTCGACTGCGGAGCCCGCGACCGTCTCACTCGATCGCGACCTCGAACTGGGGTGGTACGAGGTCCCGCCCTGCGCGCGCCGGCACATCGCGAAGCCGCTGATCCGTGGCGGATTCGACGCCCCGATTCACCCCGAGCGGTGA